A stretch of Apodemus sylvaticus chromosome 18, mApoSyl1.1, whole genome shotgun sequence DNA encodes these proteins:
- the Niban3 gene encoding protein Niban 3 isoform X9 — protein MVAGWGHSLPVPWANGGGSSFRKLPRVREHQGPLTLLRGHPPQWQPTFCVLRGDGRLEWFSHKEEYESGGRPLGSAALTGYTLLTSQPEYLRLLDDLCPSSSADLAQEEPLLVLEEPVSFALFLVHPFRAHLCFFARSRGAQRAWRLGLQGAIRLRATVLQRSRAPAACAFLDAVLLYRRRRGYAGGDDATLGSDAEVSGVPQIPGAVRGPPNNPTPPLQVLSAELMRELLPALRAQTLRGLRGAGRARARACAEFLDAVHAAVLARASSGLRAFQPEKDALLAALERMVRTDLEQILQQRALGARRLEAEIQGAVEACLCRKVDLHLPQLTLALLSPVEATLQAVRTLLIRGMDRLCHYLRKNPSGTRLRREVYEFGEIPWDPELMQACYREAERNHSHLAQLAKPFGFLGMQSLVFGAQDLAQQLTAAAVTTFLQLADQCLTAALDCSQAAEQLEKVKALVLKKLTSDSETARCRFTRERLLGIFWPFVWSRLGTSCNLEAPEADGDILAVGWQVLTTEGVYRDVVQGLLLQRIDRVPWIWGHSRCEPPCGAGKSSFVAEPSSLRV, from the exons ATGGTGGCAGGATGGGGGCACAGCCTTCCTGTCCCCTGGGCAAACGGCGGCGGCAGCAGCTTCAGG AAGCTGCCTCGAGTCCGGGAGCACCAAGGACCCCTGACCCTGCTTCGGGGTCACCCACCACAGTGGCAGCCCACCTTCTGTGTTCTGCGTGGAGATGGACGTCTAGAATGGTTCAGTCATAAGGAG GAGTATGAGTCTGGGGGCCGTCCGCTGGGCTCCGCGGCCCTGACCGGGTATACACTGCTCACCTCCCAGCCTGAGTACCTCCGCCTTCTGGACGACCTCTGCCCCAGCTCCTCTG CAGATCTGGCCCAGGAGGAACCGCtgctggtgctggaggagcccgTGAGCTTCGCGCTCTTCCTCGTGCACCCCTTCCGGGCTCACCTCTGCTTCTTCGCTCGCTCTCGGGGGGCGCAGCGCGCCTGGAGGCTCGGCCTGCAGGGTGCCATTCGTCTGAGAGCCACCG TCCTGCAGCGCAGCCGGGCGCCCGCAGCCTGCGCCTTCCTGGACGCCGTGCTGCTCTATCGACGACGCCGGGGCTACGCTGGTGGAGACGACGCGACACTGGGCTCCGACGCAGAGGTGAGCGGTGTCCCGCAGATCCCGGGCGCGGTCCGCGGTCCGCCCAACAACCCCACGCCTCCCCTTCAGGTGCTGAGCGCCGAGCTGATGCGGGAGCTGTTGCCTGCGCTGCGAGCACAGACGCTCCGAGGCCTGCGCGGTGCGGGGCGCGCCCGAGCCAGGGCCTGCGCGGAG TTCCTCGACGCCGTACACGCGGCCGTCCTGGCCAGGGCGTCCTCGGGGCTGCGTGCCTTCCAGCCAGAAAAAGACGCACTGCTGGCGGCGCTGGAGAGGATGGTGCGCACAGACCTCGAACAGATCCTGCAGCAGCGAGCACTCGGGGCCAGGAGACTAGAAG CCGAGATCCAGGGCGCAGTGGAGGCTTGCCTGTGCCGGAAGGTGGACCTGCACCTGCCGCAGCTTACCCTCGCTCTGCTGAGCCCTGTGGAAGCCACGCTGCAAGCTGTTCGGACCCTGCTCATCCGGGGGATGGACCGGCTGTGCCACTACCTTCGCAAGAACCCTTCTGGCACTCGGCTGCGCAGGGAG GTTTATGAATTTGGGGAGATTCCGTGGGACCCAGAGCTGATGCAGGCCTGCTACCGGGAGGCAGAGAGGAACCACAGCCATCTGGCCCAGCTGGCAAAACCCTTTGGCTTCCTGGGGATGCAGAGCCTGGTGTTTGGGGCCCAAGACCTTGCACAACAG CTCACGGCCGCTGCAGTCACCACCTTTCTGCAGCTGGCTGACCAGTGTCTCACGGCAGCTCTGGACTGCAGCCAGGCAGCTGAGCAGCTGGAGAAAGTCAAGGCCCTGGTGCTGAAG AAGCTCACCTCGGACAGTGAGACCGCACGATGCAGGTTCACCCGGGAACGGCTGCTGGGCATCTTCTGGCCCTTCGTATGGAGCCGGCTTGGGACGAGTTGCAACTTG GAAGCGCCAGAGGCGGATGGCGACATCCTGGCTGTGGGCTGGCAGGTTCTGACCACAGAGGGTGTCTACAGGGATGTCGTCCAGGGTCTCCTGCTGCAGAGGATTGACAGAG TCCCCTGGATCTGGGGTCACAGccggtgtgaaccaccatgtggtgctgggaagagCAGCTTCGTCGCTGAGCCGTCTTCTTTGAGAGTATAA
- the Niban3 gene encoding protein Niban 3 isoform X2, with translation MGAQPSCPLGKRRRQQLQGQVDGMLRNFLPCYRRQLAAAVLRHISQELGPQEPAGCQLSHTKVRVPRMRLPPRAPAGHPAKLPRVREHQGPLTLLRGHPPQWQPTFCVLRGDGRLEWFSHKEEYESGGRPLGSAALTGYTLLTSQPEYLRLLDDLCPSSSDLAQEEPLLVLEEPVSFALFLVHPFRAHLCFFARSRGAQRAWRLGLQGAIRLRATVLQRSRAPAACAFLDAVLLYRRRRGYAGGDDATLGSDAEVSGVPQIPGAVRGPPNNPTPPLQVLSAELMRELLPALRAQTLRGLRGAGRARARACAEFLDAVHAAVLARASSGLRAFQPEKDALLAALERMVRTDLEQILQQRALGARRLEAEIQGAVEACLCRKVDLHLPQLTLALLSPVEATLQAVRTLLIRGMDRLCHYLRKNPSGTRLRREVYEFGEIPWDPELMQACYREAERNHSHLAQLAKPFGFLGMQSLVFGAQDLAQQLTAAAVTTFLQLADQCLTAALDCSQAAEQLEKVKALVLKKLTSDSETARCRFTRERLLGIFWPFVWSRLGTSCNLEAPEADGDILAVGWQVLTTEGVYRDVVQGLLLQRIDRVPWIWGHSRCEPPCGAGKSSFVAEPSSLRV, from the exons ATGGGGGCACAGCCTTCCTGTCCCCTGGGCAAACGGCGGCGGCAGCAGCTTCAGG GTCAGGTGGACGGCATGCTGAGGAACTTCCTACCCTGTTACCGCAGGCAGCTGGCTGCAGCTGTGCTCAGACACATCTCCCAGGAGCTGGGACCCCAGGAGCCGGCTGGATGCCAGCTGTCCCACACCAAAGTGCGTGTGCCAAGGATGAGGCTACCTCCCAGGGCCCCTGCAGGGCACCCAGCT AAGCTGCCTCGAGTCCGGGAGCACCAAGGACCCCTGACCCTGCTTCGGGGTCACCCACCACAGTGGCAGCCCACCTTCTGTGTTCTGCGTGGAGATGGACGTCTAGAATGGTTCAGTCATAAGGAG GAGTATGAGTCTGGGGGCCGTCCGCTGGGCTCCGCGGCCCTGACCGGGTATACACTGCTCACCTCCCAGCCTGAGTACCTCCGCCTTCTGGACGACCTCTGCCCCAGCTCCTCTG ATCTGGCCCAGGAGGAACCGCtgctggtgctggaggagcccgTGAGCTTCGCGCTCTTCCTCGTGCACCCCTTCCGGGCTCACCTCTGCTTCTTCGCTCGCTCTCGGGGGGCGCAGCGCGCCTGGAGGCTCGGCCTGCAGGGTGCCATTCGTCTGAGAGCCACCG TCCTGCAGCGCAGCCGGGCGCCCGCAGCCTGCGCCTTCCTGGACGCCGTGCTGCTCTATCGACGACGCCGGGGCTACGCTGGTGGAGACGACGCGACACTGGGCTCCGACGCAGAGGTGAGCGGTGTCCCGCAGATCCCGGGCGCGGTCCGCGGTCCGCCCAACAACCCCACGCCTCCCCTTCAGGTGCTGAGCGCCGAGCTGATGCGGGAGCTGTTGCCTGCGCTGCGAGCACAGACGCTCCGAGGCCTGCGCGGTGCGGGGCGCGCCCGAGCCAGGGCCTGCGCGGAG TTCCTCGACGCCGTACACGCGGCCGTCCTGGCCAGGGCGTCCTCGGGGCTGCGTGCCTTCCAGCCAGAAAAAGACGCACTGCTGGCGGCGCTGGAGAGGATGGTGCGCACAGACCTCGAACAGATCCTGCAGCAGCGAGCACTCGGGGCCAGGAGACTAGAAG CCGAGATCCAGGGCGCAGTGGAGGCTTGCCTGTGCCGGAAGGTGGACCTGCACCTGCCGCAGCTTACCCTCGCTCTGCTGAGCCCTGTGGAAGCCACGCTGCAAGCTGTTCGGACCCTGCTCATCCGGGGGATGGACCGGCTGTGCCACTACCTTCGCAAGAACCCTTCTGGCACTCGGCTGCGCAGGGAG GTTTATGAATTTGGGGAGATTCCGTGGGACCCAGAGCTGATGCAGGCCTGCTACCGGGAGGCAGAGAGGAACCACAGCCATCTGGCCCAGCTGGCAAAACCCTTTGGCTTCCTGGGGATGCAGAGCCTGGTGTTTGGGGCCCAAGACCTTGCACAACAG CTCACGGCCGCTGCAGTCACCACCTTTCTGCAGCTGGCTGACCAGTGTCTCACGGCAGCTCTGGACTGCAGCCAGGCAGCTGAGCAGCTGGAGAAAGTCAAGGCCCTGGTGCTGAAG AAGCTCACCTCGGACAGTGAGACCGCACGATGCAGGTTCACCCGGGAACGGCTGCTGGGCATCTTCTGGCCCTTCGTATGGAGCCGGCTTGGGACGAGTTGCAACTTG GAAGCGCCAGAGGCGGATGGCGACATCCTGGCTGTGGGCTGGCAGGTTCTGACCACAGAGGGTGTCTACAGGGATGTCGTCCAGGGTCTCCTGCTGCAGAGGATTGACAGAG TCCCCTGGATCTGGGGTCACAGccggtgtgaaccaccatgtggtgctgggaagagCAGCTTCGTCGCTGAGCCGTCTTCTTTGAGAGTATAA
- the Niban3 gene encoding protein Niban 3 isoform X6, giving the protein MGAQPSCPLGKRRRQQLQGQVDGMLRNFLPCYRRQLAAAVLRHISQELGPQEPAGCQLSHTKVRVPRMRLPPRAPAGHPAKLPRVREHQGPLTLLRGHPPQWQPTFCVLRGDGRLEWFSHKEEYESGGRPLGSAALTGYTLLTSQPEYLRLLDDLCPSSSADLAQEEPLLVLEEPVSFALFLVHPFRAHLCFFARSRGAQRAWRLGLQGAIRLRATVLQRSRAPAACAFLDAVLLYRRRRGYAGGDDATLGSDAEVLSAELMRELLPALRAQTLRGLRGAGRARARACAEFLDAVHAAVLARASSGLRAFQPEKDALLAALERMVRTDLEQILQQRALGARRLEAEIQGAVEACLCRKVDLHLPQLTLALLSPVEATLQAVRTLLIRGMDRLCHYLRKNPSGTRLRREVYEFGEIPWDPELMQACYREAERNHSHLAQLAKPFGFLGMQSLVFGAQDLAQQLTAAAVTTFLQLADQCLTAALDCSQAAEQLEKVKALVLKKLTSDSETARCRFTRERLLGIFWPFVWSRLGTSCNLEAPEADGDILAVGWQVLTTEGVYRDVVQGLLLQRIDRVPWIWGHSRCEPPCGAGKSSFVAEPSSLRV; this is encoded by the exons ATGGGGGCACAGCCTTCCTGTCCCCTGGGCAAACGGCGGCGGCAGCAGCTTCAGG GTCAGGTGGACGGCATGCTGAGGAACTTCCTACCCTGTTACCGCAGGCAGCTGGCTGCAGCTGTGCTCAGACACATCTCCCAGGAGCTGGGACCCCAGGAGCCGGCTGGATGCCAGCTGTCCCACACCAAAGTGCGTGTGCCAAGGATGAGGCTACCTCCCAGGGCCCCTGCAGGGCACCCAGCT AAGCTGCCTCGAGTCCGGGAGCACCAAGGACCCCTGACCCTGCTTCGGGGTCACCCACCACAGTGGCAGCCCACCTTCTGTGTTCTGCGTGGAGATGGACGTCTAGAATGGTTCAGTCATAAGGAG GAGTATGAGTCTGGGGGCCGTCCGCTGGGCTCCGCGGCCCTGACCGGGTATACACTGCTCACCTCCCAGCCTGAGTACCTCCGCCTTCTGGACGACCTCTGCCCCAGCTCCTCTG CAGATCTGGCCCAGGAGGAACCGCtgctggtgctggaggagcccgTGAGCTTCGCGCTCTTCCTCGTGCACCCCTTCCGGGCTCACCTCTGCTTCTTCGCTCGCTCTCGGGGGGCGCAGCGCGCCTGGAGGCTCGGCCTGCAGGGTGCCATTCGTCTGAGAGCCACCG TCCTGCAGCGCAGCCGGGCGCCCGCAGCCTGCGCCTTCCTGGACGCCGTGCTGCTCTATCGACGACGCCGGGGCTACGCTGGTGGAGACGACGCGACACTGGGCTCCGACGCAGAG GTGCTGAGCGCCGAGCTGATGCGGGAGCTGTTGCCTGCGCTGCGAGCACAGACGCTCCGAGGCCTGCGCGGTGCGGGGCGCGCCCGAGCCAGGGCCTGCGCGGAG TTCCTCGACGCCGTACACGCGGCCGTCCTGGCCAGGGCGTCCTCGGGGCTGCGTGCCTTCCAGCCAGAAAAAGACGCACTGCTGGCGGCGCTGGAGAGGATGGTGCGCACAGACCTCGAACAGATCCTGCAGCAGCGAGCACTCGGGGCCAGGAGACTAGAAG CCGAGATCCAGGGCGCAGTGGAGGCTTGCCTGTGCCGGAAGGTGGACCTGCACCTGCCGCAGCTTACCCTCGCTCTGCTGAGCCCTGTGGAAGCCACGCTGCAAGCTGTTCGGACCCTGCTCATCCGGGGGATGGACCGGCTGTGCCACTACCTTCGCAAGAACCCTTCTGGCACTCGGCTGCGCAGGGAG GTTTATGAATTTGGGGAGATTCCGTGGGACCCAGAGCTGATGCAGGCCTGCTACCGGGAGGCAGAGAGGAACCACAGCCATCTGGCCCAGCTGGCAAAACCCTTTGGCTTCCTGGGGATGCAGAGCCTGGTGTTTGGGGCCCAAGACCTTGCACAACAG CTCACGGCCGCTGCAGTCACCACCTTTCTGCAGCTGGCTGACCAGTGTCTCACGGCAGCTCTGGACTGCAGCCAGGCAGCTGAGCAGCTGGAGAAAGTCAAGGCCCTGGTGCTGAAG AAGCTCACCTCGGACAGTGAGACCGCACGATGCAGGTTCACCCGGGAACGGCTGCTGGGCATCTTCTGGCCCTTCGTATGGAGCCGGCTTGGGACGAGTTGCAACTTG GAAGCGCCAGAGGCGGATGGCGACATCCTGGCTGTGGGCTGGCAGGTTCTGACCACAGAGGGTGTCTACAGGGATGTCGTCCAGGGTCTCCTGCTGCAGAGGATTGACAGAG TCCCCTGGATCTGGGGTCACAGccggtgtgaaccaccatgtggtgctgggaagagCAGCTTCGTCGCTGAGCCGTCTTCTTTGAGAGTATAA
- the Niban3 gene encoding protein Niban 3 isoform X7 has product MGAQPSCPLGKRRRQQLQGQVDGMLRNFLPCYRRQLAAAVLRHISQELGPQEPAGCQLSHTKKLPRVREHQGPLTLLRGHPPQWQPTFCVLRGDGRLEWFSHKEEYESGGRPLGSAALTGYTLLTSQPEYLRLLDDLCPSSSADLAQEEPLLVLEEPVSFALFLVHPFRAHLCFFARSRGAQRAWRLGLQGAIRLRATVLQRSRAPAACAFLDAVLLYRRRRGYAGGDDATLGSDAEVLSAELMRELLPALRAQTLRGLRGAGRARARACAEFLDAVHAAVLARASSGLRAFQPEKDALLAALERMVRTDLEQILQQRALGARRLEAEIQGAVEACLCRKVDLHLPQLTLALLSPVEATLQAVRTLLIRGMDRLCHYLRKNPSGTRLRREVYEFGEIPWDPELMQACYREAERNHSHLAQLAKPFGFLGMQSLVFGAQDLAQQLTAAAVTTFLQLADQCLTAALDCSQAAEQLEKVKALVLKKLTSDSETARCRFTRERLLGIFWPFVWSRLGTSCNLEAPEADGDILAVGWQVLTTEGVYRDVVQGLLLQRIDRVPWIWGHSRCEPPCGAGKSSFVAEPSSLRV; this is encoded by the exons ATGGGGGCACAGCCTTCCTGTCCCCTGGGCAAACGGCGGCGGCAGCAGCTTCAGG GTCAGGTGGACGGCATGCTGAGGAACTTCCTACCCTGTTACCGCAGGCAGCTGGCTGCAGCTGTGCTCAGACACATCTCCCAGGAGCTGGGACCCCAGGAGCCGGCTGGATGCCAGCTGTCCCACACCAAA AAGCTGCCTCGAGTCCGGGAGCACCAAGGACCCCTGACCCTGCTTCGGGGTCACCCACCACAGTGGCAGCCCACCTTCTGTGTTCTGCGTGGAGATGGACGTCTAGAATGGTTCAGTCATAAGGAG GAGTATGAGTCTGGGGGCCGTCCGCTGGGCTCCGCGGCCCTGACCGGGTATACACTGCTCACCTCCCAGCCTGAGTACCTCCGCCTTCTGGACGACCTCTGCCCCAGCTCCTCTG CAGATCTGGCCCAGGAGGAACCGCtgctggtgctggaggagcccgTGAGCTTCGCGCTCTTCCTCGTGCACCCCTTCCGGGCTCACCTCTGCTTCTTCGCTCGCTCTCGGGGGGCGCAGCGCGCCTGGAGGCTCGGCCTGCAGGGTGCCATTCGTCTGAGAGCCACCG TCCTGCAGCGCAGCCGGGCGCCCGCAGCCTGCGCCTTCCTGGACGCCGTGCTGCTCTATCGACGACGCCGGGGCTACGCTGGTGGAGACGACGCGACACTGGGCTCCGACGCAGAG GTGCTGAGCGCCGAGCTGATGCGGGAGCTGTTGCCTGCGCTGCGAGCACAGACGCTCCGAGGCCTGCGCGGTGCGGGGCGCGCCCGAGCCAGGGCCTGCGCGGAG TTCCTCGACGCCGTACACGCGGCCGTCCTGGCCAGGGCGTCCTCGGGGCTGCGTGCCTTCCAGCCAGAAAAAGACGCACTGCTGGCGGCGCTGGAGAGGATGGTGCGCACAGACCTCGAACAGATCCTGCAGCAGCGAGCACTCGGGGCCAGGAGACTAGAAG CCGAGATCCAGGGCGCAGTGGAGGCTTGCCTGTGCCGGAAGGTGGACCTGCACCTGCCGCAGCTTACCCTCGCTCTGCTGAGCCCTGTGGAAGCCACGCTGCAAGCTGTTCGGACCCTGCTCATCCGGGGGATGGACCGGCTGTGCCACTACCTTCGCAAGAACCCTTCTGGCACTCGGCTGCGCAGGGAG GTTTATGAATTTGGGGAGATTCCGTGGGACCCAGAGCTGATGCAGGCCTGCTACCGGGAGGCAGAGAGGAACCACAGCCATCTGGCCCAGCTGGCAAAACCCTTTGGCTTCCTGGGGATGCAGAGCCTGGTGTTTGGGGCCCAAGACCTTGCACAACAG CTCACGGCCGCTGCAGTCACCACCTTTCTGCAGCTGGCTGACCAGTGTCTCACGGCAGCTCTGGACTGCAGCCAGGCAGCTGAGCAGCTGGAGAAAGTCAAGGCCCTGGTGCTGAAG AAGCTCACCTCGGACAGTGAGACCGCACGATGCAGGTTCACCCGGGAACGGCTGCTGGGCATCTTCTGGCCCTTCGTATGGAGCCGGCTTGGGACGAGTTGCAACTTG GAAGCGCCAGAGGCGGATGGCGACATCCTGGCTGTGGGCTGGCAGGTTCTGACCACAGAGGGTGTCTACAGGGATGTCGTCCAGGGTCTCCTGCTGCAGAGGATTGACAGAG TCCCCTGGATCTGGGGTCACAGccggtgtgaaccaccatgtggtgctgggaagagCAGCTTCGTCGCTGAGCCGTCTTCTTTGAGAGTATAA
- the Niban3 gene encoding protein Niban 3 isoform X5 — MGAQPSCPLGKRRRQQLQGQVDGMLRNFLPCYRRQLAAAVLRHISQELGPQEPAGCQLSHTKKLPRVREHQGPLTLLRGHPPQWQPTFCVLRGDGRLEWFSHKEEYESGGRPLGSAALTGYTLLTSQPEYLRLLDDLCPSSSADLAQEEPLLVLEEPVSFALFLVHPFRAHLCFFARSRGAQRAWRLGLQGAIRLRATVLQRSRAPAACAFLDAVLLYRRRRGYAGGDDATLGSDAEVSGVPQIPGAVRGPPNNPTPPLQVLSAELMRELLPALRAQTLRGLRGAGRARARACAEFLDAVHAAVLARASSGLRAFQPEKDALLAALERMVRTDLEQILQQRALGARRLEAEIQGAVEACLCRKVDLHLPQLTLALLSPVEATLQAVRTLLIRGMDRLCHYLRKNPSGTRLRREVYEFGEIPWDPELMQACYREAERNHSHLAQLAKPFGFLGMQSLVFGAQDLAQQLTAAAVTTFLQLADQCLTAALDCSQAAEQLEKVKALVLKKLTSDSETARCRFTRERLLGIFWPFVWSRLGTSCNLEAPEADGDILAVGWQVLTTEGVYRDVVQGLLLQRIDRVPWIWGHSRCEPPCGAGKSSFVAEPSSLRV, encoded by the exons ATGGGGGCACAGCCTTCCTGTCCCCTGGGCAAACGGCGGCGGCAGCAGCTTCAGG GTCAGGTGGACGGCATGCTGAGGAACTTCCTACCCTGTTACCGCAGGCAGCTGGCTGCAGCTGTGCTCAGACACATCTCCCAGGAGCTGGGACCCCAGGAGCCGGCTGGATGCCAGCTGTCCCACACCAAA AAGCTGCCTCGAGTCCGGGAGCACCAAGGACCCCTGACCCTGCTTCGGGGTCACCCACCACAGTGGCAGCCCACCTTCTGTGTTCTGCGTGGAGATGGACGTCTAGAATGGTTCAGTCATAAGGAG GAGTATGAGTCTGGGGGCCGTCCGCTGGGCTCCGCGGCCCTGACCGGGTATACACTGCTCACCTCCCAGCCTGAGTACCTCCGCCTTCTGGACGACCTCTGCCCCAGCTCCTCTG CAGATCTGGCCCAGGAGGAACCGCtgctggtgctggaggagcccgTGAGCTTCGCGCTCTTCCTCGTGCACCCCTTCCGGGCTCACCTCTGCTTCTTCGCTCGCTCTCGGGGGGCGCAGCGCGCCTGGAGGCTCGGCCTGCAGGGTGCCATTCGTCTGAGAGCCACCG TCCTGCAGCGCAGCCGGGCGCCCGCAGCCTGCGCCTTCCTGGACGCCGTGCTGCTCTATCGACGACGCCGGGGCTACGCTGGTGGAGACGACGCGACACTGGGCTCCGACGCAGAGGTGAGCGGTGTCCCGCAGATCCCGGGCGCGGTCCGCGGTCCGCCCAACAACCCCACGCCTCCCCTTCAGGTGCTGAGCGCCGAGCTGATGCGGGAGCTGTTGCCTGCGCTGCGAGCACAGACGCTCCGAGGCCTGCGCGGTGCGGGGCGCGCCCGAGCCAGGGCCTGCGCGGAG TTCCTCGACGCCGTACACGCGGCCGTCCTGGCCAGGGCGTCCTCGGGGCTGCGTGCCTTCCAGCCAGAAAAAGACGCACTGCTGGCGGCGCTGGAGAGGATGGTGCGCACAGACCTCGAACAGATCCTGCAGCAGCGAGCACTCGGGGCCAGGAGACTAGAAG CCGAGATCCAGGGCGCAGTGGAGGCTTGCCTGTGCCGGAAGGTGGACCTGCACCTGCCGCAGCTTACCCTCGCTCTGCTGAGCCCTGTGGAAGCCACGCTGCAAGCTGTTCGGACCCTGCTCATCCGGGGGATGGACCGGCTGTGCCACTACCTTCGCAAGAACCCTTCTGGCACTCGGCTGCGCAGGGAG GTTTATGAATTTGGGGAGATTCCGTGGGACCCAGAGCTGATGCAGGCCTGCTACCGGGAGGCAGAGAGGAACCACAGCCATCTGGCCCAGCTGGCAAAACCCTTTGGCTTCCTGGGGATGCAGAGCCTGGTGTTTGGGGCCCAAGACCTTGCACAACAG CTCACGGCCGCTGCAGTCACCACCTTTCTGCAGCTGGCTGACCAGTGTCTCACGGCAGCTCTGGACTGCAGCCAGGCAGCTGAGCAGCTGGAGAAAGTCAAGGCCCTGGTGCTGAAG AAGCTCACCTCGGACAGTGAGACCGCACGATGCAGGTTCACCCGGGAACGGCTGCTGGGCATCTTCTGGCCCTTCGTATGGAGCCGGCTTGGGACGAGTTGCAACTTG GAAGCGCCAGAGGCGGATGGCGACATCCTGGCTGTGGGCTGGCAGGTTCTGACCACAGAGGGTGTCTACAGGGATGTCGTCCAGGGTCTCCTGCTGCAGAGGATTGACAGAG TCCCCTGGATCTGGGGTCACAGccggtgtgaaccaccatgtggtgctgggaagagCAGCTTCGTCGCTGAGCCGTCTTCTTTGAGAGTATAA
- the Niban3 gene encoding protein Niban 3 isoform X4, whose amino-acid sequence MGAQPSCPLGKRRRQQLQGQVDGMLRNFLPCYRRQLAAAVLRHISQELGPQEPAGCQLSHTKVRVPRMRLPPRAPAGHPAKLPRVREHQGPLTLLRGHPPQWQPTFCVLRGDGRLEWFSHKEEYESGGRPLGSAALTGYTLLTSQPEYLRLLDDLCPSSSADLAQEEPLLVLEEPVSFALFLVHPFRAHLCFFARSRGAQRAWRLGLQGAIRLRATVLQRSRAPAACAFLDAVLLYRRRRGYAGGDDATLGSDAEVSGVPQIPGAVRGPPNNPTPPLQVLSAELMRELLPALRAQTLRGLRGAGRARARACAEFLDAVHAAVLARASSGLRAFQPEKDALLAALERMVRTDLEQILQQRALGARRLEAEIQGAVEACLCRKVDLHLPQLTLALLSPVEATLQAVRTLLIRGMDRLCHYLRKNPSGTRLRREVYEFGEIPWDPELMQACYREAERNHSHLAQLAKPFGFLGMQSLVFGAQDLAQQLTAAAVTTFLQLADQCLTAALDCSQAAEQLEKVKALVLKKLTSDSETARCRFTRERLLGIFWPFVWSRLGTSCNLEAPEADGDILAVGWQVLTTEGVYRDVVQGLLLQRIDRELKNVLGASDRTCSLADGSGAQGD is encoded by the exons ATGGGGGCACAGCCTTCCTGTCCCCTGGGCAAACGGCGGCGGCAGCAGCTTCAGG GTCAGGTGGACGGCATGCTGAGGAACTTCCTACCCTGTTACCGCAGGCAGCTGGCTGCAGCTGTGCTCAGACACATCTCCCAGGAGCTGGGACCCCAGGAGCCGGCTGGATGCCAGCTGTCCCACACCAAAGTGCGTGTGCCAAGGATGAGGCTACCTCCCAGGGCCCCTGCAGGGCACCCAGCT AAGCTGCCTCGAGTCCGGGAGCACCAAGGACCCCTGACCCTGCTTCGGGGTCACCCACCACAGTGGCAGCCCACCTTCTGTGTTCTGCGTGGAGATGGACGTCTAGAATGGTTCAGTCATAAGGAG GAGTATGAGTCTGGGGGCCGTCCGCTGGGCTCCGCGGCCCTGACCGGGTATACACTGCTCACCTCCCAGCCTGAGTACCTCCGCCTTCTGGACGACCTCTGCCCCAGCTCCTCTG CAGATCTGGCCCAGGAGGAACCGCtgctggtgctggaggagcccgTGAGCTTCGCGCTCTTCCTCGTGCACCCCTTCCGGGCTCACCTCTGCTTCTTCGCTCGCTCTCGGGGGGCGCAGCGCGCCTGGAGGCTCGGCCTGCAGGGTGCCATTCGTCTGAGAGCCACCG TCCTGCAGCGCAGCCGGGCGCCCGCAGCCTGCGCCTTCCTGGACGCCGTGCTGCTCTATCGACGACGCCGGGGCTACGCTGGTGGAGACGACGCGACACTGGGCTCCGACGCAGAGGTGAGCGGTGTCCCGCAGATCCCGGGCGCGGTCCGCGGTCCGCCCAACAACCCCACGCCTCCCCTTCAGGTGCTGAGCGCCGAGCTGATGCGGGAGCTGTTGCCTGCGCTGCGAGCACAGACGCTCCGAGGCCTGCGCGGTGCGGGGCGCGCCCGAGCCAGGGCCTGCGCGGAG TTCCTCGACGCCGTACACGCGGCCGTCCTGGCCAGGGCGTCCTCGGGGCTGCGTGCCTTCCAGCCAGAAAAAGACGCACTGCTGGCGGCGCTGGAGAGGATGGTGCGCACAGACCTCGAACAGATCCTGCAGCAGCGAGCACTCGGGGCCAGGAGACTAGAAG CCGAGATCCAGGGCGCAGTGGAGGCTTGCCTGTGCCGGAAGGTGGACCTGCACCTGCCGCAGCTTACCCTCGCTCTGCTGAGCCCTGTGGAAGCCACGCTGCAAGCTGTTCGGACCCTGCTCATCCGGGGGATGGACCGGCTGTGCCACTACCTTCGCAAGAACCCTTCTGGCACTCGGCTGCGCAGGGAG GTTTATGAATTTGGGGAGATTCCGTGGGACCCAGAGCTGATGCAGGCCTGCTACCGGGAGGCAGAGAGGAACCACAGCCATCTGGCCCAGCTGGCAAAACCCTTTGGCTTCCTGGGGATGCAGAGCCTGGTGTTTGGGGCCCAAGACCTTGCACAACAG CTCACGGCCGCTGCAGTCACCACCTTTCTGCAGCTGGCTGACCAGTGTCTCACGGCAGCTCTGGACTGCAGCCAGGCAGCTGAGCAGCTGGAGAAAGTCAAGGCCCTGGTGCTGAAG AAGCTCACCTCGGACAGTGAGACCGCACGATGCAGGTTCACCCGGGAACGGCTGCTGGGCATCTTCTGGCCCTTCGTATGGAGCCGGCTTGGGACGAGTTGCAACTTG GAAGCGCCAGAGGCGGATGGCGACATCCTGGCTGTGGGCTGGCAGGTTCTGACCACAGAGGGTGTCTACAGGGATGTCGTCCAGGGTCTCCTGCTGCAGAGGATTGACAGAG AGTTGAAGAATGTTCTTGGTGCCAGTGACAGAACCTGCTCTCTAGCTGATGGCTCAGGAGCCCAGGGGGACTAG